A stretch of Nymphalis io chromosome 29, ilAglIoxx1.1, whole genome shotgun sequence DNA encodes these proteins:
- the LOC126779632 gene encoding uncharacterized protein LOC126779632 encodes MSRKLAPSEDQSEKLVAYLEANRWLALGHARTWHARHRSRVGWQNIANELNCDCQGCYKTWQQWAKYWIDKKSAIKRKAALIKASKTQGNDEVALSPLEERIMTLMEGGVDCEQKTENSVSITVKDLDDPCSMASDSETEEKSNEKEMDPLLGSLWIKCEPSVQFDQQTQEETSSNRRQPTTFPVATPTITRRRPMATRRLPQRTRNQRQSKTVGIIERLIAIEEKRAETDYMMAQTQQSVVEVLRQMSESWTRQSQALQDLVNKVTK; translated from the exons ATGTCACGAAAATTAGCACCATCAGAGGATCAATCGGAGAAGCTGGTGGCATATTTAGAAGCTAATCGTTGGCTTGCACTCGGTCATGCTAGGACATGGCATGCCAGACATCGCTCAAGAGTCGGCTGGCAAAATATAGCCAATGAACTTAACTGTGACTGCCAAGGCTGTTATAAAACTTGGCAACAATGGGCAAAG TATTGGATAGACAAAAAGAGTGCTATCAAAAGGAAAGCAGCTCTAATCAAAGCTTCAAAAACACAAGGCAATGATGAAGTAGCACTGAGCCCGTTGGAGGAGAGGATAATGACGTTAATGGAGGGAGGTGTTGATTGTGAACAAAAGACGGAGAATAGTGTGtcaatt acagtTAAAGATTTAGACGATCCGTGTTCGATGGCATCCGACTCGGAAACGGAGGAGAAATCGAATGAAAAAGAAatg GACCCCCTACTGGGATCATTATGGATTAAGTGTGAGCCAAGTGTCCAGTTTGATCAACAGACG CAAGAGGAGACTTCATCAAATCGAAGGCAACCCACTACCTTTCCCGTGGCAACACcaacaa TAACCCGTCGGCGACCAATGGCTACGAGACGACTTCCTCAAAGGACGCGAAATCAGCGTCAATCAAAAACTGTGGGAATAATCGAACGCCTGATCGCCATAGAGGAGAAGCGAGCGGAAACGGATTACATGATGGCGCAAACACAACAATCAGTTGTCGAGGTCTTGCGCCAAATGAGCGAATCCTGGACGAGGCAGAGCCAAGCGTTACAGGATTTAGTGAATAAAGTtactaaataa